The proteins below are encoded in one region of Sulfitobacter sp. SK012:
- a CDS encoding ABC transporter ATP-binding protein, producing the protein MGQIRLDGIVKSYGKEVVVKNLDLTVQPGEFLTILGPSGCGKTTTLRMIAGLEEPDQGDITLGDRVVFSRSSGVVIPPEARHLGLIFQSYALWPHMNVAKNITLALKEQKISKAEIKKRLETALELVQLTGYAERYPSELSGGQQQRVAVARLIALRPSILLMDEPLSNLDAKLRTEMRASLKRLHRDLEATTVYVTHDQIEALTLSDRVIIMNEGQIMQEGSPYDIYHHPANIFVAEFIGDPGINLFSGTIANGALDCGAISIPLPDAIAKSSGNLIAGIRPEKIDVSETAIDGWREVSTEILQPTGANTILEVKAGDTPITLLQPGFMTLPESTPLWINFDHDAISFFDTDTQQNMRTEAG; encoded by the coding sequence ATGGGACAAATACGTCTTGATGGGATCGTAAAGTCCTATGGCAAAGAGGTCGTGGTCAAGAACCTCGATCTCACTGTGCAGCCGGGGGAATTCTTAACCATCCTTGGGCCATCTGGCTGCGGAAAAACCACAACCCTGCGTATGATCGCAGGGTTGGAGGAGCCGGACCAAGGTGACATCACACTGGGTGATAGAGTTGTCTTTTCGCGCAGCAGCGGGGTGGTCATCCCCCCCGAAGCGCGACACCTTGGGTTGATTTTTCAGAGCTACGCTCTTTGGCCACATATGAACGTGGCCAAAAACATTACATTGGCTTTGAAAGAACAAAAAATCTCTAAAGCTGAAATTAAAAAACGGCTGGAAACTGCATTGGAGCTTGTGCAGCTGACAGGCTATGCCGAACGCTATCCTTCGGAATTGTCAGGCGGGCAGCAGCAAAGGGTTGCAGTAGCGCGCTTGATTGCGTTGCGCCCGTCGATCTTGTTGATGGATGAGCCACTTTCCAATCTTGATGCGAAGTTACGTACCGAGATGCGTGCCAGTCTTAAGCGCCTGCATCGCGATCTTGAAGCGACGACAGTTTATGTAACGCACGATCAAATCGAAGCCTTGACCCTGTCGGACCGTGTGATCATCATGAATGAAGGGCAGATCATGCAAGAAGGATCGCCTTATGATATTTATCACCATCCAGCGAATATCTTTGTAGCCGAGTTTATAGGCGATCCGGGGATCAACCTGTTTTCGGGAACAATTGCAAATGGTGCACTCGACTGTGGGGCTATTTCAATTCCCCTTCCAGATGCCATCGCCAAGAGCAGCGGTAACCTGATTGCAGGCATTAGGCCGGAGAAAATCGACGTGTCTGAGACTGCGATTGATGGTTGGCGGGAAGTCAGTACGGAGATTTTGCAGCCCACAGGAGCAAATACGATTCTGGAGGTTAAGGCGGGTGATACGCCTATAACTTTGCTACAACCCGGCTTTATGACCTTACCCGAGAGCACCCCGCTTTGGATCAACTTTGATCACGACGCGATAAGTTTCTTTGATACAGACACGCAGCAAAACATGCGCACTGAGGCGGGCTAA
- a CDS encoding ABC transporter substrate-binding protein, whose translation MVKFTKRNFLRALTRMAAATLLTTVASVSAAQEVSAELDAWLKTNSLGTHAMAEESWDDIVAAATKEGEVSVYTASGRIAKLVDHFQALYPGITLTVYDLGSVKTIEKTVREQDAGIFTADVITTGNSGQVIHELLANHRIFNYVPAHLKESIPEENRDPLLIRVNEAMVFFYNTETYPDGAPISNVWELTQDEFRGRVGIKDPMGSGSSLMGLATLVQYPEEMAAAYKRLTGEDIVLGDGVPDAGYEFVRRLLANDVVIFKSGSKLADAAGAKGQDDAMIAMTSMTYISRNDDKGNVNAIIADLDPAARMVYPNFMSIGANAPHPNAAKVLIAYLLGSPEITLDTKLEKPYLEGESFELLQGLAPYHDAGSVSPRSDVPLPQGGEIWDEMVGWNVSADFMWEQGPRLRDFWLIHSSQ comes from the coding sequence ATGGTGAAATTTACAAAACGAAATTTTCTGCGAGCGCTAACAAGAATGGCGGCGGCGACACTGCTAACCACCGTGGCATCTGTTTCCGCGGCTCAAGAGGTATCTGCAGAGCTTGACGCGTGGCTGAAAACTAACTCTCTGGGCACCCATGCGATGGCGGAAGAAAGCTGGGACGATATCGTTGCAGCAGCAACAAAAGAGGGGGAAGTTTCTGTCTACACCGCCTCTGGCCGTATTGCCAAACTCGTGGACCATTTCCAGGCACTTTACCCTGGTATCACACTCACCGTTTATGATCTGGGATCGGTTAAGACGATTGAGAAAACCGTCCGGGAGCAGGACGCAGGTATTTTTACTGCTGATGTTATAACCACAGGCAATTCTGGGCAGGTTATTCACGAGCTCTTGGCGAACCATCGCATATTCAACTATGTGCCGGCACATCTCAAAGAGAGCATTCCGGAAGAGAACCGTGACCCACTGCTTATCCGCGTGAATGAAGCCATGGTGTTTTTCTATAATACAGAAACCTACCCCGACGGCGCGCCAATCAGCAATGTCTGGGAGCTAACCCAAGACGAATTCCGAGGCCGTGTTGGGATCAAAGACCCGATGGGATCCGGGTCGTCGCTTATGGGCTTGGCAACATTGGTGCAATACCCTGAAGAAATGGCCGCAGCTTACAAACGCCTAACAGGCGAGGACATTGTGCTTGGCGACGGCGTGCCAGATGCGGGTTATGAATTCGTGCGGCGTTTGTTAGCCAATGATGTTGTGATCTTTAAGTCAGGTTCAAAATTGGCCGATGCCGCAGGTGCCAAAGGTCAAGATGATGCAATGATCGCAATGACCAGTATGACCTATATTTCGCGCAATGATGACAAAGGAAATGTGAACGCAATCATAGCAGATCTCGATCCGGCTGCGCGCATGGTCTATCCTAACTTTATGTCTATTGGAGCCAATGCACCGCACCCCAATGCTGCGAAAGTGTTGATAGCATATCTGTTAGGCAGTCCTGAAATTACACTCGATACGAAGCTGGAGAAGCCGTATCTTGAAGGCGAAAGCTTTGAGTTGCTTCAAGGGCTGGCCCCTTATCACGATGCGGGGTCAGTTAGCCCGCGCAGCGATGTGCCATTGCCTCAGGGTGGTGAGATTTGGGACGAGATGGTGGGCTGGAATGTGTCTGCTGACTTTATGTGGGAACAAGGCCCACGCTTGCGCGACTTCTGGCTAATCCATTCCAGCCAGTAA
- a CDS encoding TIGR01459 family HAD-type hydrolase has protein sequence MTQVLDNISTIASNYDAIVLDQWGVLHDGSKAYTGAVDCLVGLAINGIPLAVLSNSGKRSALNAARIAGMGFAPSLFTAVMTSGEALWRDTETRFITERRFFPIERSPGDAKNWAEGLDIKFEDTVKAAQAILLMGLPDGNDAAQWQDILDQAFEARLPIYCSNPDRSSPRSAGRLVTSPGALAHAYRKRGGKVVFYGKPHRPIFDGLKSQLKAERLLMVGDSLEHDIAGGHAAGWDTLLIRSGLYAADFDQGSHDAVLARLVAEKNYETPTYSIERLK, from the coding sequence GTGACACAGGTTTTGGACAACATTTCTACGATCGCATCAAACTACGATGCGATCGTTTTGGATCAATGGGGCGTTCTGCACGACGGTAGCAAAGCTTATACGGGTGCAGTTGACTGCCTTGTCGGCCTTGCAATAAACGGAATTCCCCTGGCGGTTCTTTCCAATTCAGGAAAACGCAGTGCCTTAAATGCCGCGCGTATTGCGGGTATGGGATTTGCGCCTTCATTATTCACGGCCGTGATGACCAGCGGCGAGGCGTTGTGGCGAGACACTGAAACCCGCTTCATCACCGAGCGTCGGTTTTTTCCAATCGAACGCAGCCCCGGCGACGCCAAAAATTGGGCCGAAGGCCTAGACATCAAATTTGAAGACACGGTTAAAGCTGCTCAAGCAATCCTGTTGATGGGATTGCCTGACGGGAATGATGCAGCTCAGTGGCAAGATATTTTGGACCAAGCCTTTGAGGCGCGGTTGCCAATTTATTGTTCGAATCCTGATCGATCAAGCCCTCGCTCTGCAGGTAGGCTGGTCACGTCACCCGGCGCACTAGCACATGCATACCGCAAACGCGGTGGCAAAGTCGTGTTTTATGGCAAGCCTCATCGCCCCATTTTTGATGGACTAAAGTCACAGCTAAAGGCGGAGCGGCTTTTGATGGTCGGAGACAGTTTGGAACATGACATAGCTGGAGGTCATGCCGCCGGCTGGGACACGCTGTTAATCCGAAGTGGGTTATATGCAGCAGACTTCGACCAAGGTTCTCATGATGCGGTACTGGCCCGACTGGTTGCGGAAAAAAACTACGAGACACCCACTTACTCTATCGAGCGGTTGAAGTGA
- a CDS encoding DMT family transporter, which translates to MKLSLTSLGPLFAVIAVTLFSLNDVTMKFLSGGYALHQIVLIRSLVGISVVLLFMMPFQGGRAALKTGRLGAQMARAGMVFFANMTFFLGLAALPLADAVALFFVSPFIITIFSVLFLGEVVGPRRWAAVGVGMLGVLIILRPGTSSFQLASLLPIAAAFGYAGLHIMTRYLRDTESALSMVFYIQLMFIVATLALGLIMGDGKFAGSDNASLDFLFRAWVVPTRADLPSLLILGVFASVGGYFISQAYRLGEAALVAPFEYLALPLSILLGVLIFDEWPDLVAWIGIALVLGSGLYTVWRENQLAKRQSPKRQG; encoded by the coding sequence ATGAAACTTTCCCTAACCTCGCTTGGGCCGCTCTTCGCGGTAATTGCGGTGACATTGTTCTCGTTGAACGACGTCACGATGAAGTTCTTGTCCGGTGGCTATGCGCTCCACCAGATTGTATTGATCCGCTCTCTCGTCGGAATATCGGTTGTGCTGCTTTTTATGATGCCTTTTCAGGGCGGGCGTGCTGCGCTAAAAACCGGACGCCTCGGCGCACAGATGGCGCGGGCCGGTATGGTGTTCTTTGCCAACATGACCTTTTTCCTCGGCCTTGCAGCACTTCCACTCGCAGACGCCGTCGCCCTGTTTTTCGTCTCCCCCTTCATCATCACCATCTTTTCGGTATTGTTTTTGGGAGAGGTCGTCGGCCCTCGCCGCTGGGCTGCTGTGGGTGTGGGCATGCTCGGCGTCCTCATCATACTGCGACCGGGCACATCGAGTTTTCAGCTCGCGTCGTTACTGCCAATTGCTGCCGCGTTCGGGTATGCTGGTTTGCATATTATGACGCGCTATTTGCGCGACACGGAAAGTGCACTCTCCATGGTGTTCTACATCCAGTTGATGTTCATCGTAGCGACCCTGGCGTTGGGTCTGATCATGGGGGATGGCAAGTTCGCAGGCAGCGACAACGCATCGCTCGACTTCCTGTTTCGCGCTTGGGTGGTGCCGACTCGCGCAGATCTGCCCTCCTTGCTCATTCTCGGCGTATTCGCTTCCGTGGGTGGCTACTTTATCAGCCAAGCCTACCGCTTGGGCGAAGCCGCCCTAGTGGCCCCATTCGAGTACCTCGCCCTGCCTCTGTCGATCCTACTGGGCGTACTGATCTTCGATGAATGGCCCGACTTGGTGGCGTGGATCGGGATCGCACTGGTTCTCGGCTCGGGGCTCTACACCGTTTGGCGCGAAAACCAGCTCGCCAAACGGCAATCTCCTAAACGGCAAGGCTGA
- a CDS encoding ABC transporter permease — MAAVESGKPAFWSLQNVSYQAYRLKNRPELIIGLLALGFLSFVVLVPLLQIIKDAFTFQSYDLAYNPDGVVGEFTLFHLDRVFNQPISAALFYKPLMNSLKMGFAVTVIALTVGFSLAWLMVRTNVHFKGVFGAMLVFPYMMPSWVMAIAWLSLFKNDRVGGSEGVLTYLTGTQAPDWVAYGIFPIVITLALHYYAYAYLLISGALATVDSELEEAGATSGMGKWKRIRVITMPLLMPAIGSAIVLTFIRILGTFGTPALLGLPVRFFTFSTQIYASINARNQGDAFVLALVLIVLAISFIWVNSRIIGVRKSYVTMTGKGFRKHESDLGKMRWPATVLVILFLCMTVALPLILLLWESLTLIPGDYSLSNLTTYFWVGQGNVNLAYGEPGVIHNKGILGALLNSVKLGFAAALFNGVLGLLVGYAVVRGRGKRLSKWLEAIAFAPYIFPSIALGAIYIGMFSTNIGPIPALYGTFTILILITVIKNLPFTSRTGIAAILQIHQSLEEAARVQGIGWFRRMFRIIIPLSMSGLVAGMLLTFITAMRELSLIILLISPGNMVLTGLIFGYQEQDMAQHSSAVTLMLVLIIIIISVIVRVMSRSAGVGRLNAT, encoded by the coding sequence ATGGCAGCAGTGGAAAGCGGCAAACCAGCGTTTTGGTCATTGCAGAACGTTTCTTATCAAGCGTACCGGCTGAAAAACCGGCCGGAATTGATTATCGGACTGCTTGCGCTTGGGTTTCTAAGCTTCGTCGTGCTGGTTCCATTGCTGCAAATTATCAAGGATGCGTTCACGTTTCAAAGCTATGATCTTGCCTATAACCCAGACGGCGTCGTTGGCGAATTCACCCTTTTCCATCTTGACCGCGTCTTTAACCAACCCATTTCGGCGGCGCTCTTTTACAAGCCGCTAATGAACAGTCTCAAGATGGGGTTTGCCGTCACAGTGATTGCTCTGACTGTCGGATTTAGCCTTGCGTGGTTGATGGTCAGAACCAATGTACATTTCAAAGGCGTCTTTGGCGCTATGTTGGTGTTTCCGTATATGATGCCATCATGGGTGATGGCGATTGCGTGGCTTAGCCTGTTCAAAAATGACCGCGTTGGTGGGTCTGAGGGTGTCCTGACGTATCTTACTGGAACGCAAGCGCCTGATTGGGTGGCTTACGGGATATTCCCGATCGTGATTACCCTAGCGCTTCACTACTACGCATACGCTTATCTGCTGATCTCTGGCGCTTTGGCGACAGTTGATAGTGAGTTGGAGGAAGCGGGTGCGACCAGCGGTATGGGCAAATGGAAGCGCATTCGCGTGATCACTATGCCTTTGTTGATGCCGGCGATTGGGTCGGCGATTGTACTGACATTCATTCGTATTTTAGGAACGTTCGGCACGCCTGCATTACTGGGCCTGCCTGTTCGGTTCTTCACATTCTCCACGCAAATCTACGCCTCGATCAACGCCCGCAACCAAGGCGACGCTTTTGTGTTGGCGCTGGTATTGATCGTGCTGGCGATCTCGTTCATCTGGGTCAACAGTCGCATAATTGGTGTGCGCAAAAGCTATGTGACAATGACTGGAAAAGGTTTTCGAAAGCACGAAAGTGACCTTGGAAAAATGCGCTGGCCTGCGACCGTATTGGTGATCTTGTTCCTGTGCATGACTGTAGCCTTGCCGCTAATCTTGCTACTGTGGGAATCTCTGACGCTAATCCCCGGAGACTACAGTTTATCGAACCTGACGACCTATTTCTGGGTCGGGCAAGGCAATGTTAATCTGGCCTACGGAGAACCCGGCGTCATCCACAACAAAGGCATTCTCGGCGCATTGCTCAACTCTGTTAAACTTGGCTTTGCGGCCGCCTTGTTCAACGGAGTCCTCGGCCTTTTGGTTGGTTATGCAGTGGTTCGCGGGCGCGGTAAGCGTCTCTCAAAATGGCTGGAAGCAATCGCGTTTGCGCCCTACATTTTCCCATCTATTGCTTTAGGGGCGATTTATATCGGGATGTTTTCGACTAATATCGGCCCAATTCCTGCGCTCTACGGCACGTTCACTATTTTGATCTTGATCACAGTGATAAAAAACTTGCCATTCACCTCACGCACAGGAATTGCAGCAATTTTGCAGATCCACCAATCCCTAGAAGAGGCTGCCCGGGTCCAAGGCATCGGCTGGTTCAGGCGCATGTTCCGCATCATCATTCCGTTATCCATGAGCGGGCTTGTTGCGGGGATGCTGTTGACCTTTATCACGGCGATGCGGGAGCTATCGTTGATTATCTTGCTGATCTCGCCGGGCAACATGGTTTTAACAGGCCTGATATTTGGCTACCAAGAACAAGACATGGCGCAGCATTCCAGCGCTGTGACTTTGATGCTTGTACTCATCATCATCATAATCAGCGTCATTGTTCGCGTTATGTCGCGCAGCGCCGGTGTTGGGCGGCTAAACGCAACTTAA
- a CDS encoding DUF3124 domain-containing protein has product MKIWMNLIPLAFTAMTSWAHADGIVLKALSETIYVPAYSEVPIGPGSSHQMAVTIVIHNVDPEQPVNLQTVTYHDHQGKQVQSLLQEAITIPPFGSWKHLIDIRDKTGGVGANFLINWTSEAPANSPIAEALMIGGTGTQGISFTSRGQAISRDVVGVSSN; this is encoded by the coding sequence GTGAAAATCTGGATGAATTTGATACCGCTCGCTTTTACGGCTATGACAAGCTGGGCCCACGCAGATGGCATTGTTCTTAAGGCACTCTCTGAAACAATCTATGTTCCAGCTTACTCCGAAGTTCCTATTGGCCCCGGAAGTTCACATCAGATGGCGGTAACAATTGTCATTCACAACGTCGATCCAGAGCAACCAGTCAACCTCCAGACGGTCACCTATCACGATCATCAGGGGAAGCAGGTCCAAAGCCTATTGCAAGAAGCGATCACAATTCCACCTTTTGGGTCATGGAAACATCTAATCGATATAAGAGACAAGACTGGTGGGGTCGGTGCCAACTTTCTTATCAACTGGACCAGCGAGGCACCCGCAAACTCACCTATTGCAGAAGCTTTGATGATCGGCGGAACCGGGACGCAAGGCATATCTTTTACGTCCAGAGGTCAAGCTATCTCAAGAGACGTTGTAGGCGTTTCCAGCAATTAG
- a CDS encoding tyrosine-type recombinase/integrase, translated as MPRRAKELGPLEVKRLTRPGVHAVGGIAGLALQVTSTGARSWVFRFRHNGRRREAGLGPYPDISLAKVRDYAREARELLRQGVDPIAERRAARRKLVTFAEAVEKFADEKAIEFRSTLHRKQWRASLERHAVPTLGDIAVKDITLHDILNMLRPIWLTTTETASKVRQRVERVLEYATVAGHRSGENPARWRGNLDMVLPAPTKLTGAKNYPALRVDDAARWFAALQTRSGSSARALEFQALTASRTGAVRFATWDEVDIDRGLWTIQPGRQSSKISPSGRPHRVPLSTFALSLLRMLPRANNNPLVFWAPRGGPFSDASLSAVMRKIHAADEGGRGKGYFDAQRARAAVPHGLRSTFRTWVAERTQFDGDMAEIALAHKVGNKVQQAYDRSDQLEKRRVMMEDWAAFLQGNDGATDILGLDNGSLNGR; from the coding sequence ATGCCGAGACGAGCCAAGGAACTCGGGCCACTGGAGGTCAAGCGTTTGACCCGCCCTGGCGTACACGCAGTGGGCGGCATCGCGGGGCTCGCATTGCAGGTGACCAGCACGGGAGCGAGATCTTGGGTGTTCCGCTTTCGGCATAATGGCCGACGTCGAGAAGCAGGTCTTGGGCCCTATCCGGATATTTCATTGGCCAAAGTCCGCGACTACGCGCGCGAAGCTCGGGAGCTGTTGAGGCAAGGGGTAGATCCTATTGCTGAAAGGCGGGCTGCGCGCAGAAAGTTAGTTACTTTCGCTGAGGCCGTTGAGAAATTTGCAGATGAGAAGGCGATCGAATTTCGGAGCACGCTCCACCGCAAACAGTGGCGCGCGTCGCTTGAGAGGCACGCAGTTCCGACACTTGGTGACATCGCCGTCAAAGACATCACGCTCCACGACATTTTGAATATGCTTCGACCAATTTGGCTTACAACAACAGAGACAGCATCAAAAGTTCGGCAGCGCGTTGAGCGGGTATTAGAATACGCAACTGTTGCCGGGCATCGAAGCGGAGAAAACCCTGCCAGATGGCGCGGTAATCTGGACATGGTTTTACCAGCACCAACGAAGCTGACGGGCGCGAAAAACTACCCGGCATTGAGAGTAGACGACGCCGCAAGGTGGTTTGCGGCTCTTCAGACGCGATCTGGTTCAAGCGCGCGTGCCCTGGAGTTTCAGGCGTTAACTGCATCACGCACTGGTGCGGTGCGCTTTGCAACTTGGGATGAAGTAGATATTGATCGCGGGCTTTGGACGATACAACCTGGACGGCAATCCTCAAAGATTTCGCCCTCAGGTCGGCCACACCGAGTGCCGCTATCAACCTTTGCACTAAGCCTTCTACGGATGCTCCCGCGGGCAAACAACAATCCGCTGGTATTTTGGGCACCCCGCGGCGGTCCTTTCTCTGATGCCTCGCTTTCCGCCGTTATGCGGAAAATTCACGCGGCGGATGAGGGTGGCAGGGGAAAAGGATACTTTGATGCCCAACGAGCTCGCGCTGCTGTGCCGCATGGACTGCGTTCGACTTTTAGAACTTGGGTAGCGGAGCGTACTCAGTTTGACGGGGACATGGCTGAAATTGCTTTGGCGCACAAAGTTGGCAATAAGGTGCAGCAAGCGTATGACCGCTCAGACCAGTTGGAGAAACGCCGCGTGATGATGGAGGATTGGGCCGCCTTTCTTCAGGGCAATGACGGTGCCACAGATATCTTGGGGTTGGATAACGGTAGTCTCAATGGGCGTTAA
- a CDS encoding DUF2461 domain-containing protein translates to MVEPETFTFLADLAANNRKVWMDAHREERDDALRNFTGIATTLHDYAGRFDHNVAEARIKPKQRYSKFFQEARDRVGPGLYRTDVDVFANAGNPAEDVGYYLHIEPGNCHAGAGLFHPSQATLASLRARLVDDPQGINDLVNDPEFNDVFPDGIVTRKALNSVPEGFDTNDPAATYLKMVGFGCRKDLPDGLLLEDDVIGQLIHIFSSASPLVRYFE, encoded by the coding sequence ATGGTTGAGCCAGAGACATTTACATTCCTAGCAGATCTTGCCGCGAACAACCGCAAAGTTTGGATGGATGCACACCGCGAGGAACGTGACGACGCTCTGCGCAATTTTACGGGCATCGCGACGACACTCCATGACTATGCGGGTCGTTTTGACCATAACGTGGCCGAGGCAAGGATCAAACCAAAGCAACGCTATTCCAAGTTCTTTCAGGAAGCGCGTGATCGTGTCGGACCCGGCTTATACCGCACGGATGTTGACGTATTCGCCAACGCAGGTAACCCGGCCGAAGATGTCGGATATTATCTCCATATCGAACCCGGGAATTGCCACGCTGGTGCGGGGCTTTTCCACCCCTCACAAGCAACACTTGCCTCCCTGCGCGCGCGTCTGGTTGATGACCCCCAAGGGATTAACGACCTCGTGAATGATCCAGAATTCAATGATGTATTTCCGGACGGAATTGTCACACGCAAAGCGCTGAATTCTGTTCCTGAAGGTTTTGACACTAACGATCCAGCAGCAACATATTTGAAGATGGTCGGCTTTGGGTGCCGCAAGGACCTGCCAGATGGGCTTTTGCTGGAAGATGACGTGATTGGGCAATTGATTCACATCTTTAGCTCAGCCAGCCCGCTGGTCAGGTACTTTGAGTGA
- a CDS encoding YfjI family protein — translation MLETKVMLTNMFSKGESCVSTADVEPTPLFGELREAERVPWEALGPLAEPIKGISTLTQAPAAIAMQSVLAVVSTATQGLGDVESLHGHVPISLFALTIAQSGERKSACDALATGAIKQVDQERERQYRRAKRVFEAELIEFQKGKRRKPSNDFDVLEDEFKDSEVNLVPEPPLVPTLLVSDVTIEGLHRRLETGTPSVAVMTDEGGQFFGGHSMKRENALKTAAGFSKLWDGSPISKSRASSEPSVLYGKRVSLHLMIQPGVAQTVVGDPTMKDQGLLSRILIAWPDSKIGSRKIRKDPSRIAEEIEAKATLYTFNERIKELLNLELSVHPETRADLDLRQLPLSEQARAKLEEFYNRVEQASNKGEAFEYIAGFAAKAPEMAARIAGVQTFYADAGAIEITEEMISNGIAMMEWYLSEMQRVSDTGRPDEELCTAEDLRQWVVKRWQGDFIDKRTMMKNGPGHLRDGNTLHRGIQKLEAHGWLVREAGRQVINGAISKTYWRVVRPSAAV, via the coding sequence TTGCTGGAGACTAAAGTAATGCTAACTAACATGTTTAGCAAAGGGGAGAGCTGTGTCTCCACTGCTGATGTAGAACCGACCCCGCTCTTCGGGGAATTGAGAGAAGCTGAGCGAGTTCCGTGGGAGGCGCTTGGTCCCCTGGCTGAGCCCATCAAAGGTATATCGACGTTGACGCAAGCACCGGCGGCCATCGCGATGCAAAGCGTGTTGGCGGTTGTAAGTACGGCAACGCAGGGACTTGGGGATGTGGAGAGCCTGCACGGGCATGTCCCCATAAGTTTGTTTGCACTCACCATTGCCCAATCCGGAGAGCGCAAATCGGCATGTGACGCGCTAGCAACAGGCGCAATCAAACAGGTCGATCAAGAGCGGGAACGTCAGTACCGCCGTGCCAAACGCGTGTTTGAAGCCGAGTTGATTGAGTTCCAGAAAGGCAAAAGACGAAAGCCAAGCAATGACTTTGATGTTCTTGAAGACGAGTTCAAAGATTCAGAGGTTAATTTGGTTCCCGAGCCACCGCTTGTTCCCACTTTATTGGTCAGCGATGTGACGATCGAAGGGTTACATCGACGATTAGAGACTGGCACGCCGTCTGTCGCGGTCATGACAGACGAAGGTGGCCAGTTCTTTGGTGGGCACAGCATGAAGCGAGAAAACGCGCTCAAAACAGCCGCCGGGTTTTCCAAGCTGTGGGATGGTTCACCCATCAGTAAAAGTCGTGCATCATCAGAACCGAGTGTGCTTTACGGAAAGCGGGTGTCGTTGCATCTGATGATACAGCCCGGTGTAGCCCAGACGGTGGTTGGCGATCCTACGATGAAGGATCAGGGGCTCCTCTCTCGCATACTTATCGCATGGCCCGACAGTAAGATTGGATCTCGCAAAATAAGGAAGGACCCATCTCGCATTGCAGAAGAAATCGAAGCGAAGGCAACATTGTATACATTCAATGAGCGTATCAAAGAACTTCTAAATCTTGAGTTATCGGTTCACCCTGAGACAAGGGCGGATCTTGACCTTCGTCAGTTGCCGCTCTCTGAGCAGGCGCGTGCAAAACTAGAAGAGTTCTATAACCGCGTGGAGCAGGCCTCAAACAAGGGTGAGGCTTTTGAGTATATAGCTGGCTTTGCGGCAAAGGCACCTGAAATGGCGGCTAGGATCGCTGGCGTACAAACGTTTTATGCAGATGCCGGCGCAATCGAGATTACCGAAGAGATGATATCAAACGGAATCGCCATGATGGAATGGTATCTGTCGGAAATGCAGCGTGTTTCGGATACAGGCAGACCGGACGAGGAACTGTGTACTGCTGAAGACCTCAGACAGTGGGTTGTAAAGCGGTGGCAAGGAGATTTCATCGATAAGCGTACCATGATGAAAAACGGCCCAGGTCATCTGCGTGACGGGAACACATTGCATCGCGGTATCCAAAAGCTCGAGGCGCACGGCTGGCTGGTTCGCGAGGCTGGGCGACAGGTCATCAATGGAGCTATTAGTAAAACATATTGGCGTGTGGTGCGTCCGAGCGCGGCGGTATGA